A genomic stretch from Pontivivens ytuae includes:
- a CDS encoding branched-chain amino acid ABC transporter permease, whose translation MSQPLRIVLLYSAMLAAIAAVGLVQSWPLALSILNLCLISAIMALGVNMQWGYGGLFNVGIMGFAALGGVAGVLVSQAPRPEAWAAGGVGLVSALLSLGVTVVLASYGRKLLPEKLRGIGTVLIIVIGYFVMRRFFYPAVDAIEAQNPAQFGNIGGAGAPIILSWIVGGLFAAGAAWLIAKIALGLRSDYLAIATLGISEIIIAVLKNEDWLTRGVKNVSGLDRPVPYEIDLQRADWFIGWAQSLGMDTVEASTIFVRLCYAALFLGVLVILMWVAERALNSPWGRMMRAIRDNRDAAAAMGKDVTARHIQVFVLGSAVVGVAGAMLTTLDGQFTPGTYNPLRFTFLIWVMVIVGGSGNNWGAVLGGFLIWFTWVQAENWGPMAMEAVTGWMAADSALRAHLLDAAPHMRLFIMGLVLLVTLRFFPRGLVPEQVRR comes from the coding sequence ATGAGCCAGCCGCTTCGCATCGTTCTGCTCTATTCCGCCATGCTGGCCGCCATCGCGGCGGTGGGCCTCGTGCAATCCTGGCCGCTGGCGCTGTCGATCCTGAACCTCTGCCTGATCTCCGCGATCATGGCGCTGGGGGTGAACATGCAGTGGGGCTATGGCGGCCTCTTCAACGTCGGGATCATGGGGTTCGCGGCCCTTGGCGGGGTCGCGGGCGTGCTCGTGAGCCAGGCGCCGCGGCCCGAGGCATGGGCGGCGGGCGGCGTCGGCCTCGTCTCTGCGCTGCTGTCGCTGGGCGTGACTGTGGTGCTCGCAAGCTATGGGCGGAAGCTCCTGCCGGAGAAGCTGCGCGGGATCGGTACGGTCCTGATCATCGTGATCGGCTACTTCGTCATGCGCCGCTTCTTCTACCCGGCCGTGGACGCGATCGAGGCGCAGAACCCCGCGCAGTTCGGCAATATCGGCGGCGCGGGTGCGCCGATCATCCTGAGCTGGATCGTCGGCGGTCTCTTCGCCGCCGGGGCCGCCTGGCTGATCGCGAAGATCGCGCTGGGGCTGCGGTCGGACTACCTCGCCATCGCGACGCTGGGGATCTCGGAGATCATCATCGCCGTGCTCAAGAACGAGGACTGGCTGACGCGGGGGGTGAAAAACGTCTCCGGCCTCGATCGGCCGGTGCCCTACGAGATCGACCTGCAGCGCGCCGACTGGTTCATCGGCTGGGCGCAGAGCCTCGGGATGGACACGGTGGAGGCCTCCACGATCTTCGTCCGGCTCTGCTATGCAGCACTGTTCCTCGGCGTGCTCGTCATCCTGATGTGGGTGGCCGAGCGGGCGCTGAATTCGCCCTGGGGCCGGATGATGCGGGCGATCCGGGACAACCGCGATGCGGCCGCCGCCATGGGCAAGGACGTGACCGCGCGGCACATCCAGGTCTTCGTCCTCGGCTCGGCGGTGGTTGGCGTGGCGGGTGCGATGCTGACTACGCTCGACGGGCAGTTCACGCCGGGCACGTACAACCCGCTGCGCTTCACCTTCCTGATCTGGGTGATGGTGATCGTCGGCGGCTCCGGCAACAACTGGGGCGCGGTACTGGGCGGTTTCCTGATCTGGTTCACCTGGGTGCAGGCGGAAAACTGGGGGCCGATGGCGATGGAGGCCGTGACGGGCTGGATGGCGGCGGACAGCGCGCTGCGGGCGCATCTGCTGGATGCCGCGCCGCATATGCGGCTCTTCATCATGGGGCTGGTGCTGCTCGTGACCCTGCGGTTCTTCCCCCGGGGGCTGGTGCCGGAGCAAGTGCGACGGTAG
- a CDS encoding enoyl-CoA hydratase/isomerase family protein, translating to MIELDRDDPVARLTLAAPERRNALRIADMEEMAARLQEVEEDTTLRVLILTGQGSTFCAGADFAELEAGLRPDLTLTRLSTRIATLRVPVIGALNGGTFGAGLDLALACDFRIGVEGMKVAVPAAAIGVHYPGEAIARASARLGPDTARRLFLAAETLEGEAVATAGIVEHLVSVDELAAAAEARAATIARLAPLAIEGMKRSLNAADDAEPRVAACFASGDHAEALAARREKRRPAFKRA from the coding sequence ATGATCGAGCTTGACCGCGACGACCCCGTCGCCCGCCTCACCCTCGCCGCACCTGAGCGGCGCAACGCCCTGCGCATCGCCGATATGGAGGAGATGGCCGCCCGCCTGCAGGAGGTCGAGGAGGACACCACGCTCCGCGTCCTGATCCTGACGGGGCAGGGCAGCACCTTCTGCGCCGGGGCCGATTTCGCGGAGCTGGAAGCGGGGCTGCGCCCGGACCTCACGCTCACCCGGCTCTCCACCCGGATCGCGACGCTGCGCGTGCCCGTGATCGGCGCGCTCAACGGCGGGACGTTTGGCGCGGGCCTCGACCTCGCGCTTGCCTGCGACTTCCGCATCGGGGTGGAGGGGATGAAGGTCGCGGTGCCCGCCGCCGCCATCGGCGTCCACTATCCCGGCGAGGCGATTGCTCGGGCCTCCGCCCGCCTCGGGCCCGACACCGCCCGCCGCCTCTTCCTCGCCGCCGAAACGCTGGAGGGAGAGGCCGTCGCCACCGCCGGCATCGTCGAGCACCTCGTTTCTGTCGATGAACTCGCGGCCGCCGCCGAAGCCCGCGCGGCCACCATCGCCCGCCTCGCCCCGCTCGCGATCGAAGGCATGAAACGCAGCCTCAACGCAGCCGACGACGCCGAACCCCGCGTTGCCGCGTGCTTCGCCAGCGGCGACCATGCAGAGGCGCTTGCTGCCCGCCGCGAAAAGCGCAGGCCCGCCTTCAAACGCGCCTGA
- a CDS encoding exodeoxyribonuclease III: MSVTICTWNINSVRLRADIVERLLTEEAPDVLCLQETKSPVDKIPADRFAALGYSHIVAEGNKGYNGVAILSRLPVENAGTRTFCDTGHARHCSVRLENGITIHNFYVPAGGDEPDPDANPKFAHKLEFLDNMAAWGREGQAKSIVVGDLNIAPREDDVWSHKQLLKVVSHTPVEVEALEKVRSDGGWADVVRDDIPEGRLFSWWSYRSKDWSAADKGRRLDHIWATPDTGHVAGSARVLREVRGWEKPSDHAPVFATFAP; the protein is encoded by the coding sequence GTGAGCGTCACCATCTGCACCTGGAACATCAACTCGGTCCGCCTGCGCGCCGATATCGTCGAACGTTTGTTGACCGAGGAGGCGCCGGACGTCCTCTGCCTGCAGGAGACGAAGTCGCCGGTCGACAAGATCCCCGCGGACCGCTTTGCGGCACTCGGCTACAGCCACATCGTGGCCGAGGGAAACAAGGGATATAACGGCGTCGCCATCCTCTCTCGCCTTCCGGTAGAAAATGCAGGGACGCGAACCTTCTGTGATACAGGCCATGCCCGGCACTGCTCGGTGCGGCTCGAAAACGGAATCACCATCCACAACTTCTACGTTCCGGCGGGGGGTGATGAGCCCGATCCGGACGCGAACCCGAAATTCGCCCACAAGCTGGAGTTCCTCGACAACATGGCCGCCTGGGGCCGCGAGGGGCAGGCGAAGTCGATCGTCGTCGGGGACCTCAACATCGCCCCGCGGGAGGATGACGTGTGGAGCCACAAGCAGCTCCTCAAGGTCGTCTCCCACACCCCCGTCGAGGTCGAGGCGCTGGAGAAGGTGCGCAGCGACGGCGGCTGGGCCGACGTGGTGCGCGACGACATTCCGGAGGGGCGCCTCTTTTCCTGGTGGTCCTACCGGTCGAAGGACTGGTCGGCCGCCGACAAGGGCCGGCGTCTCGATCACATCTGGGCAACACCCGACACGGGCCACGTTGCCGGCAGCGCCCGGGTTCTGCGCGAGGTGCGCGGGTGGGAGAAACCGTCCGACCACGCCCCGGTCTTCGCGACCTTCGCCCCATGA
- a CDS encoding response regulator transcription factor: MSNLKKILMVDDDVDLREVLADQLVLTEEFDVFEAGTGAEGLDKAKQGLYDLVILDVGLPDMDGRELCRLMRKQGVKCPIVMLTGHITDADTILGLDSGANDYVTKPFKFPVLLARIRAQLRQHEQSEDAVFTVGPYTFKPSAKMLITEDDKKIRLTEKETNILKFLYRANDGVVARDVLLHEVWGYNAAVTTHTLETHIYRLRQKIEADPSNAALLVTESGGYRLVS; the protein is encoded by the coding sequence ATGAGCAACCTGAAGAAGATCCTGATGGTCGACGACGATGTGGACCTGCGTGAGGTCCTAGCCGACCAGTTGGTCCTGACCGAGGAGTTCGACGTCTTCGAAGCCGGGACCGGTGCAGAGGGTCTCGATAAGGCGAAGCAGGGGCTCTACGACCTCGTGATCCTCGACGTGGGACTGCCCGACATGGATGGCCGCGAGCTCTGCCGGCTGATGCGCAAGCAGGGCGTGAAATGTCCGATTGTCATGCTCACTGGACACATCACCGACGCCGACACGATCCTCGGCCTCGATAGCGGGGCGAACGATTACGTCACCAAACCCTTCAAGTTTCCGGTGCTGCTCGCCCGGATCCGGGCACAGTTGCGGCAGCACGAGCAGAGCGAGGACGCGGTATTCACCGTCGGTCCCTACACGTTCAAGCCGTCGGCCAAGATGTTGATCACCGAAGACGACAAGAAGATCCGTCTGACCGAAAAAGAAACCAACATCCTCAAGTTCCTCTACCGCGCCAATGATGGGGTCGTCGCGCGGGACGTTCTGCTGCACGAAGTCTGGGGCTACAATGCGGCGGTAACGACTCACACGCTGGAAACCCACATCTACCGCCTGCGTCAGAAGATCGAGGCGGACCCGAGCAATGCGGCCCTCCTTGTCACGGAATCAGGGGGTTACCGATTGGTTTCTTGA
- the ribA gene encoding GTP cyclohydrolase II translates to MALGPSVEERIARARGDLRIGMPVRLGNALIAAVETLTVERLADLRALGGELTLALTARRAGTLRARAYDGDVARVVVPADADLTWLQASADPATDLAHPMRGPYATLREGSADLHRGAIALAKQAHLLPAAVVVTGIDVETPAQQNGLSELPLDALMSHIGDHSPLEQVSSARVPLVVSQAGRVHVFRPRDGGEEHYAVEIGSPDRSKPVLSRLHSACFTGDLVGSLKCDCGPQLSAALDQIGAEGAGVLLYLNQEGRGIGLANKMRAYSLQDQGFDTVEANHRLGFEDDERDFRLGAEILLAMGFSAVRLMTNNPGKVAMMEASGLDVAERVPLRVGQTPENAAYLATKAAKSGHLL, encoded by the coding sequence ATGGCTTTGGGACCATCTGTCGAGGAGCGGATCGCGCGGGCGCGGGGTGACCTGCGCATCGGCATGCCCGTGCGCCTCGGCAACGCCCTGATCGCGGCGGTGGAAACGCTGACGGTGGAGCGGTTGGCCGATCTGCGCGCGCTGGGGGGTGAGCTAACGCTGGCCCTGACGGCGCGGCGGGCCGGGACCCTGCGCGCGCGTGCCTATGACGGCGACGTGGCCCGGGTCGTGGTGCCCGCGGATGCCGATCTGACCTGGCTGCAGGCCTCCGCCGATCCGGCGACCGATCTGGCGCATCCGATGCGCGGGCCCTACGCCACGCTGCGCGAGGGCTCGGCCGATCTGCATCGCGGCGCCATTGCGCTGGCCAAGCAGGCGCATCTGTTGCCGGCCGCGGTGGTGGTGACCGGGATCGATGTGGAGACGCCGGCGCAGCAGAACGGTCTGTCGGAGCTGCCGCTCGACGCCCTGATGTCCCATATCGGTGACCACTCCCCGCTGGAGCAGGTCTCCTCCGCCCGCGTTCCGCTCGTCGTCTCGCAGGCGGGTCGGGTCCATGTCTTCCGGCCCCGCGACGGGGGTGAGGAGCACTACGCGGTCGAGATCGGCAGTCCGGACCGCTCGAAACCTGTCCTGTCCCGCCTGCATTCGGCCTGCTTCACCGGCGACCTCGTGGGCTCGCTGAAATGCGATTGCGGCCCGCAGCTTAGCGCCGCCCTCGATCAGATCGGGGCGGAGGGCGCGGGTGTGCTGCTCTATCTCAATCAGGAGGGGCGCGGCATCGGCCTCGCCAACAAGATGCGGGCCTATTCGCTGCAGGATCAGGGCTTCGACACGGTGGAGGCGAACCACCGCCTCGGCTTCGAGGATGACGAGCGCGACTTCCGGCTGGGGGCCGAGATCCTGCTGGCCATGGGCTTCTCCGCGGTCCGGCTGATGACCAACAATCCCGGCAAGGTCGCGATGATGGAGGCCTCCGGCCTCGACGTAGCCGAGCGCGTGCCGCTGCGCGTCGGTCAGACGCCGGAAAATGCCGCCTACCTCGCCACGAAGGCAGCGAAGAGCGGCCATCTGCTTTGA
- a CDS encoding L,D-transpeptidase family protein, producing the protein MPCAIGRSGITKAKREGDGATPAGAYELLQVMWRADRGARPRTALPTSPLSPADIWSDDPRDPGYNRRHRGRDHSFGHERMWRSDGLYDIVVETSHNARPPVPGAGSAIFVHLWRAPLRATEGCVAFSRPDLEWILARWRPRDRLVIQS; encoded by the coding sequence ATGCCATGTGCGATCGGGCGCTCTGGGATTACCAAGGCCAAGCGCGAAGGCGACGGCGCGACGCCCGCCGGCGCCTATGAATTGCTGCAAGTGATGTGGCGTGCCGATCGGGGCGCACGGCCCCGGACGGCGCTGCCGACCTCTCCGCTCTCCCCGGCCGATATCTGGTCCGACGATCCGCGCGATCCCGGCTACAACCGACGCCATCGCGGGCGGGACCATAGCTTCGGCCATGAGAGGATGTGGCGCAGCGACGGCCTCTACGACATCGTGGTGGAGACCAGCCATAATGCGCGCCCGCCGGTGCCGGGAGCGGGCTCCGCGATTTTCGTGCATCTGTGGCGGGCACCGCTGCGCGCGACGGAGGGCTGCGTGGCCTTTTCGCGCCCGGATCTCGAATGGATCCTGGCGCGGTGGCGGCCTCGGGACCGCCTCGTCATTCAGTCGTAG
- a CDS encoding YggS family pyridoxal phosphate-dependent enzyme gives MSLAEIESGIAEACERAGRPRNDVHLIAVSKVQPDARVEAVLQAGHRLFGENRVQEAVGKWPRFREQYPDAKVHLIGPLQSNKVRQAVELFDAIHTVDRTKLARRLADLAQERGASPELFIQVNTGEEPQKAGVSPAEADDFIAEVRAMDLPLAGLMCIPPAEEEPSLHFALLGKIAARNGLTGLSMGMSGDYKQAIALGATHVRVGSALFGARDYD, from the coding sequence ATGTCACTTGCCGAGATCGAGAGCGGGATTGCCGAGGCCTGCGAGCGGGCCGGGCGGCCGCGCAATGACGTTCACCTCATCGCCGTGTCCAAGGTGCAGCCCGATGCGCGGGTCGAGGCGGTGTTGCAGGCGGGCCACCGCCTGTTCGGCGAGAACCGGGTGCAGGAGGCCGTGGGCAAGTGGCCCCGTTTTCGCGAGCAGTATCCCGACGCCAAGGTCCATTTGATCGGGCCGCTCCAGTCCAACAAGGTCCGCCAAGCGGTCGAGCTGTTCGATGCCATCCACACCGTTGACCGGACGAAGCTCGCCCGGCGCCTTGCCGATCTGGCGCAGGAGCGTGGCGCCTCGCCCGAGCTCTTCATCCAGGTGAACACGGGTGAGGAGCCGCAGAAGGCAGGCGTGTCCCCGGCCGAGGCGGACGACTTTATTGCCGAGGTCCGCGCCATGGACCTGCCGCTCGCCGGCCTGATGTGCATCCCCCCGGCGGAGGAGGAGCCGAGCCTGCATTTCGCGCTGCTCGGCAAGATCGCGGCGCGCAACGGGCTGACAGGACTCAGCATGGGGATGAGCGGTGACTACAAGCAGGCGATCGCGCTTGGCGCGACGCATGTCCGCGTGGGCTCGGCTCTCTTCGGGGCGCGCGACTACGACTGA
- a CDS encoding porin, with protein MKNVLFASTALVAFGFAGASFAQNANIAISGDAELGLTYQDTDATEGSGDAIRVHNDYEVSFALTGVTDGGISFGATGVFLDDSEATDTSAFISGAFGTITGGDTNGAFDQAMIEVAGGGLADEADFYLEGSVLGTVDLGDDGFDGAVDDNADNAADITGDAQIIRYDLALAAATFSVSYEDGEDEDGGSDVNAYGIGANFDLGDFANVGIAYQTLAGDGDLDGSQVFGISGSTELGGVELTATYSFADIESEANGDDEEFNIAASAEFSLGAAGVGVNIDYNEADETDAEALGYGAFMEYDLGGGADFVAAIGYQETEEAGSDDVDELRVGAGIGMSF; from the coding sequence ATGAAGAACGTGCTCTTCGCCTCCACGGCACTCGTTGCGTTCGGCTTCGCCGGCGCTTCGTTCGCACAGAATGCAAACATCGCAATCTCCGGCGACGCCGAGCTCGGCCTCACCTATCAGGACACCGACGCGACGGAAGGCTCCGGCGACGCGATCCGTGTGCACAACGACTACGAAGTGTCGTTCGCGCTGACCGGCGTGACCGACGGCGGCATCTCCTTCGGTGCGACCGGCGTGTTCCTGGACGACAGCGAAGCGACCGACACGTCTGCGTTCATCTCCGGCGCGTTTGGTACGATCACCGGTGGTGACACCAACGGTGCATTCGACCAGGCAATGATCGAAGTTGCTGGTGGCGGTCTGGCTGACGAAGCTGACTTCTACCTCGAAGGCTCCGTGCTGGGTACTGTTGACCTCGGCGACGATGGCTTCGACGGCGCCGTCGATGATAACGCCGATAACGCCGCCGACATCACTGGTGACGCACAGATCATCCGCTACGATCTGGCGCTTGCCGCTGCTACGTTCTCCGTCTCCTACGAGGACGGTGAAGACGAGGACGGCGGTTCGGACGTCAACGCATACGGCATCGGTGCAAACTTCGATCTCGGTGACTTCGCAAACGTCGGTATCGCGTACCAGACGCTGGCTGGTGACGGTGACCTCGATGGTTCGCAGGTTTTCGGTATCTCCGGCAGCACAGAGCTGGGCGGCGTTGAGCTGACCGCAACCTATTCGTTTGCCGACATCGAGAGCGAAGCGAACGGCGATGACGAAGAGTTCAACATCGCTGCATCCGCCGAGTTCTCCCTTGGCGCAGCGGGCGTCGGTGTGAACATCGACTACAACGAAGCTGACGAGACCGACGCTGAAGCACTCGGCTACGGTGCCTTCATGGAGTACGATCTCGGCGGCGGTGCAGACTTCGTCGCAGCTATCGGTTACCAGGAGACCGAAGAAGCGGGTTCCGACGATGTTGACGAGCTGCGCGTCGGCGCCGGCATCGGCATGTCCTTCTGA
- a CDS encoding DUF3576 domain-containing protein, translated as MEHSPLPHYAKTAAVLSILTLAACGGEESAERQLANAPVQPGEGLSINRVLSGELFQNQGPALNVNAFLWRASLDTLDFLPIASTDPFGGVITTDWGAPAALVGERYRAVVVIQSDELSVDSLRLGLFRQVRDEAAWVDAPVAEQTTRQLEDAILLRARQLRRDDALNR; from the coding sequence ATGGAGCACTCACCCTTGCCTCACTATGCGAAGACCGCCGCCGTACTCAGCATTCTGACGCTCGCGGCCTGCGGCGGAGAAGAGTCGGCCGAGCGACAGCTCGCGAACGCTCCCGTGCAGCCCGGCGAGGGGCTCAGCATCAATCGCGTGCTGTCCGGCGAGCTGTTCCAGAACCAGGGCCCCGCGCTCAACGTGAATGCGTTCCTGTGGCGCGCCTCGCTGGATACGCTGGACTTTTTGCCGATCGCCTCGACCGACCCGTTTGGCGGAGTCATCACGACCGACTGGGGTGCGCCTGCGGCTCTCGTGGGCGAGCGTTACAGGGCTGTCGTGGTCATTCAGTCGGATGAACTTTCGGTGGATTCGCTTCGGCTCGGGCTCTTCCGGCAGGTCCGGGACGAGGCCGCCTGGGTGGACGCTCCGGTGGCGGAGCAAACGACCCGGCAGCTCGAAGACGCCATCCTTCTGCGCGCCCGCCAGTTGCGCCGGGACGACGCGCTCAACCGCTGA